In Nasonia vitripennis strain AsymCx chromosome 2, Nvit_psr_1.1, whole genome shotgun sequence, a genomic segment contains:
- the LOC100680400 gene encoding nuclear receptor coactivator 2 isoform X2 encodes MHRSCCIDNYKYRVYLVQKSGFRLLVYCSTRPGPCDLRDPLWVKMNAITGITTKKRKKSDAKPQSQINKCLNEKRRRTQENLFIDELAELISATDMSSGKTDKCQILQRTVEQIRHINTHTGSNSHAVQQGEVSSSNPSILSNDQVGPILLEALDGFLFIVNTEGRVEYVTDNITEYINYTKNDVLGKDIYNIIHHGDHNNFMPNILPMSVGWSSEPQTQTRNRTFECRFLVKPPDDKEETMEEKQQRVSKYETMQICSALLPSNGASSGSERLEPGGGSSAASNVVGGNDVSSEFSDIGPCVMCVARRISFDEKRIGQFTLKLDTFGKIMAVDTNWLSPSYSQYLSNKNLINTKIQDLCHPSDLSKLTAHLKDAIEVGESMSPIYRLHISSEKFLNVQTKSKLFKASVANKRETDFIMATNSIFRDSDLNLEGGQLSNNSKLCSGHSSTRSANNSSNSNGNNNNNVGGPLMSVAGSQLNGQLSSSSPSAGSRSSLTSTNAGTGYPGSSGSDSSSAVNAVSSVANAAYNHFNPSGMDLGFDLGFPHSSLELDSSTPYWACEPVRSESRTSQVSVQSQHQQQQHGPGSRPPSQPNATASSASPAAVVPAHCSSPLRAFSPNAANAFSNSFPFSPLQESQSASLGGASTPSSVQPPQLQHNQPSPMDHRSNGPSQLEPAEQQQQQQQSQPQQQVSTESGRLRNLLTKGSSASDDSCQENASTQPGGGQAGPEADKPSQTNRILKILLNQQDEDDYHSSEHAGPKAMRNSPGQQVQPKHSPHEHKPNVGPSNNMLLQLLNEKNDDDDEETRAGMKKRNELLTQLLKEPEDEKKVLDQKNRDDDPLLRSLGFRNNSPSSSQSDHSSGSVGLTTGQKRPVEDGEMNVAVKRAMDGSQVTSTASSSSSGSSNNPSKLWEKNRMLASLLAKQPTQPATIPPIPASVISATPQDKLPRVLDRSKQQQQQHQQQHQQQQQQQQHQQQQQQPWTSMQSVGSNSTTTTATSARTPMQNQSRQLPRQPTNTYLTHLQQVTKMEQMDSDFMGNRDYRQQGTDPSAWDIQSALDPDLSDILDQVIDIAPEGIADSLLDAVQAQRNERLAINAIQESLMQIETAVNPTSSNITMPGTPPAYSTALANTPVTSSHNYQPPPMYQQPQQQQQARMRLNTQQAGNRQAAAQFSPQQQQQQQLQRKLMQQQQQQMKQRLLQQQQQQQVLISTATATDQITAGIHTLDNLLNNLNNTVAPNVSLQRSSVPDSQVSPSYGGSVQMPQGQHRLTHSYSHPSTLPQHPAVNNSFNSGQQVSAAARLSPHSPAGIMSFSHPQPLSPRVTQQGNYASSPRMFNVNQVRQQQQPGQQPGLQQQQRSMSSPGTPVSARQSPFPAEAFPPPASPTASQFPPVPNSNVTNPSAQYRLQRTTSTPSATTQLPGGVGSPCHYGGVGKEQPLLSPSHPLSGCPATPTHNQHNANNTQHFSNHQHPSMLYHNAAGVQSSQYCYDRTPVNLYQSGPGDAQDIRPPPSSNPASHQIGGNTSSTGGINSEYVRKELRTVVDARMQQQQQQRVPNNLQNNLTAQVSQEDLESLGLTYDMASTGDALVSDGSAKSWAIGSTGTAPSSSRTTMEEVARGDPKSSLLQKLLSE; translated from the exons ATGCATAGAAGCTGTTGTATCGACAATTACAAGTACCGGGTCTATCTCGTTCAGAAATCTGGATTCAGGCTGTTGGTCTACTGCAGCACAAG GCCTGGCCCGTGTGACCTGCGGGACCCTCTGTGGGTCAAAATGAACGCAATCACTGGCATCACCAccaagaagagaaagaaatcaGATGCCAAACCACAATCGCAAAT TAACAAGTGCCTTAACGAGAAACGACGACGGACTCAGGAAAACCTCTTCATCGATGAGCTTGCCGAGCTGATCTCCGCCACGGACATGAGCTCTGGCAAGACTGACAAATGTCAGATTCTCCAGAGAACCGTCGAACAG ATCAGGCACATCAATACACATACGGGCTCCAATAGTCATGCTGTGCAGCAAGGAGAAGTATCCTCCTCGAATCCTAGCATACTCTCCAACGATCAAGTCGGCCCTATTTTGCTCGAG GCGTTAGATGGCTTTCTGTTCATTGTAAACACTGAGGGGCGCGTGGAATACGTAACGGATAACATAACCGAGTATATAAATTACACGAAGAATGATGTGCTCGGGAaggatatttataatattattcatcACGGAGATCACAACAACTTCATGCCTAACATTTTGCCGATGTCAGTAG GCTGGTCGAGCGAGCCTCAGACCCAGACGCGGAACCGTACCTTCGAATGTCGCTTTCTGGTGAAGCCTCCCGATGACAAAGAAGAGACTATGGAAGAGAAGCAGCAACGCGTATCAAAGTATGAGACGATGCAAATCTGCTCAGCTCTTCTTCCGAGCAACGGcgccagcagcggcagcgagagACTCGAGCCAGGCGGCGGAAGCAGCGCCGCGAGTAACGTCGTCGGTGGCAACGACGTCTCGTCCGAGTTCTCGGACATTGGGCCCTGCGTCATGTGCGTTGCGCGGCGAATTTCTTTCGACGAGAAGCGCATCGGCCAGTTTACCCTCAAATTGGACACGTTCGGCAAGATCATGGCCGTCGACACCAACTGGCTGTCGCCCTCTTACTCACAGTACCTAAGCAACAAG AACCTGATCAACACGAAGATACAGGACTTGTGCCACCCGAGTGATCTCAGTAAGCTAACAGCACATTTGAAGGATGCGATTGAAGTCGGCGAAAGTATGAGCCCGATATATCGGCTGCACATCTCTTCGGAAAAGTTCCTTAACGTTCAAACAAAGTCAAAGCTCTTCAAAGCAAGTGTGGCGAACAAGCGCGAGACGGACTTTATTATGGCCACAAACTCTATATTTAG GGATAGTGACTTAAATCTCGAGGGTGGTCAGCTTTCCAACAACTCGAAACTCTGCTCAGGACACTCTAGTACGCGCAGTGCGAATAACAGTAGTAACAGTAACGgtaacaataacaataacgTGGGCGGTCCACTGATGTCGGTGGCCGGAAGCCAGCTGAACGGTCAGCTGAGCAGCTCCTCGCCGTCGGCCGGAAGCCGGAGCTCGTTGACGAGCACGAACGCCGGGACCGGCTACCCGGGCTCCAGCGGCTCGGACAGCTCGTCAGCTGTGAACGCCGTGTCCTCGGTCGCGAACGCCGCCTACAACCACTTCAACCCGTCCGGCATGGACCTCGGCTTCGACCTTGGCTTCCCGCACTCGAGCCTCGAGCTGGACAGCTCGACGCCGTACTGGGCCTGCGAACCAGTGCGCTCTGAGTCGCGGACGAGCCAGGTCAGCGTCCAGtcgcagcaccagcagcagcagcacggcCCGGGCTCGCGGCCGCCCTCCCAGCCGAACGCCACCGCGTCCTCGGCCTCGCCGGCCGCGGTCGTGCCCGCGCACTGCAGCAGCCCCCTGCGCGCCTTCAGCCCCAACGCCGCGAACGCCTTCAGTAATTCCTTCCCCTTCAGTCCGCTGCAGGAGTCGCAAAGCGCCAGCCTAGGCGGCGCGAGCACGCCCTCCTCGGTCCAGCCGCCCCAGCTGCAGCACAACCAGCCCAGTCCCATGGATCATCGCTCCAACGGACCCTCGCAGCTCGAGCCCgctgagcagcagcagcagcagcagcaatctcagccgcagcagcaggtCTCGACCGAGTCGGGCAGACTGCGGAATCTGCTGACCAAGGGCAGCAGCGCTAGCGACGACAGCTGCCAGGAGAACGCCTCGACGCAGCCTGGAGGCGGACAGGCCGGACCGGAGGCCGACAAGCCCAGCCAGACCAACAGGATACTGAAGATACTGTTGAACCAGCAGGACGAGGACGACTACCACTCGTCGGAGCACGCCGGACCCAAGGCCATGCGCAACAGTCCAGGGCAGCAGGTGCAACCCAAGCACTCTCCGCACGAGCACAAACCCAACGTCGGCCCCAGCAACAATATGCTCCTACAG TTGCTGAACGAGaagaacgacgacgacgacgaggagactCGCGCGGGCATGAAGAAGAGGAACGAGCTTCTCACGCAGCTTCTCAAGGAGCCTGAAGACGAAAAGAAGGTTCTGGACCAG AAGAACCGCGACGACGATCCTTTACTGCGGAGTCTGGGATTCCGCAACAATTCGCCGTCGTCGTCACAGTCGGATCACAGCAGCGGTAGCGTAGGTTTGACCACGGGCCAGAAAAGGCCAGTCGAGGACGGCGAGATGAACGTGGCGGTAAAGCGAGCGATGGACGGCTCACAGGTCACCTCCACGgcgagcagcagtagcagtggCTCGAGTAACAATCCGAGCAAGCTCTGGGAGAAGAATCGTATGCTGGCGTCTCTGCTAGCGAAGCAGCCTACCCAGCCCGCAACTATACCTCCCATACCCGCCTCTGTGATATCGGCTACTCCCCAAGACAAGTTGCCACGAGTCTTGGACCGGAgcaagcaacagcagcaacagcaccAACAGCAgcaccaacagcagcagcaacagcaacagcatcaacaacaacagcagcagccctgGACAAGTATGCAGTCCGTGGGCAGCAATTCGACAACGACAACCGCCACCTCCGCGCGGACGCCCATGCAAAACCAATCTAGACAACTACCTCGTCAGCCAACCAATACCTACCTCACTCACTta CAACAAGTTACAAAAATGGAACAGATGGATTCGGATTTTATGGGAAACAGAGATTACAGACAACAAGGTACAGATCCTTCCGCGTGGGACATACAGTCTGCTTTGGATCCAGATCTCTCAGATATCTTAGATCAAGTCATAGATATAGCTCCAGAAGGTATTGCAG ATAGCCTATTAGATGCCGTACAAGCACAGCGGAACGAAAGGCTGGCGATAAATGCCATACAGGAGTCATTGATGCAGATCGAGACTGCCGTCAATCCTACGTCTTCCAACATTACGATGCCAGGAACTCCTCCAGCATACTCGACAGCG tTGGCGAATACGCCTGTAACGTCAAGTCATAACTACCAGCCACCACCGATGTATcaacagccgcagcagcaacaacaggcTCGAATGCGATTGAATACTCAACAAGCTGGAAACAGACAAGCCGCAGCACAGTTCTCGccacaacaacagcaacagcagcagttaCAGCGTAAATTaatgcaacaacagcagcagcagatgaAGCAAAGGTTGttgcagcaacagcaacaacagcaagtGCTAATATCTACAGCGACAGCCACGGACCAAATAACGGCTGGCATCCATACTCTTGATAATCTTCTAAATAATCTAAATAATACTGTAGCCCCAAATGTTTCACTACAG CGATCAAGCGTGCCAGATTCACAAGTGTCCCCGAGTTATGGAGGATCCGTCCAGATGCCTCAAGGGCAGCATCGCCTTACTCACTCTTATTCTCACCCCTCCACATTACCTCAACA cCCTGCTGTTAACAACAGTTTTAACAGTGGTCAGCAAGTCTCTGCTGCAGCAAGACTTTCACCACACTCCCCAGCTGGCATTATGTCATTTTCGCACCCACAACCACTGTCTCCTCGGGTGACGCAACAG GGAAACTATGCCAGTAGTCCGCGCATGTTTAACGTGAATCAGgtgcggcagcagcagcaacccgGACAACAGCCAggcctgcagcagcagcagagatcGATGTCGTCGCCGGGTACACCCGTCTCGGCGCGACAATCTCCCTTTCCAGCAGAAGCCTTCCCGCCGCCAGCGTCTCCTACGGCCAGTCAGTTTCCACCAGTTCCAAACTCTAACGTTACGAATCCGTCAGCGCAGTACAGACTGCAACGCACCACCTCTACACCGTCTGCCACTACGCAATTACCag GTGGGGTTGGTTCGCCCTGTCATTATGGCGGTGTGGGCAAGGAGCAACCTCTATTGTCGCCTAGTCATCCCCTCTCGGGTTGCCCTGCAACACCGACTCATAATCAACATAATGCCAACAATACCCAACACTTTTCAAACCATCAACACCCATCTATGTTATACCACAACGCCGCCGGCGTACAGAGTAGTCAGTACTGTTACGATCGGACGCCCGTTAATCTCTATCAGTCGGGGCCCGGGGATGCGCAAGACATTAGGCCTCCGCCTTCCAGTAATCCTGCTAGTCACCAAATAGGTG GTAATACAAGTAGTACAGGTGGTATTAACTCCGAGTACGTGCGAAAAGAGTTGAGGACGGTCGTCGACGCGAGaatgcaacaacagcagcagcagagggtACCCAATAACCTCCAAAACAACCTGACCGCTCAGGTGTCACAGGAAGACTTGGAATCTCTCGGCTTGACTTACGACATGGCGTCAACAG GTGATGCGTTGGTTAGCGATGGCTCTGCCAAGAGTTGGGCTATTGGTAGCACCGGAACCGCCCCCTCGTCCTCCAGG ACTACTATGGAAGAGGTGGCCCGAGGTGATCCAAAGTCGTCGTTGCTGCAGAAGCTGCTGTCAGAGTGA
- the LOC100680400 gene encoding nuclear receptor coactivator 2 isoform X6 — translation MHRSCCIDNYKYRVYLVQKSGFRLLVYCSTRPGPCDLRDPLWVKMNAITGITTKKRKKSDAKPQSQINKCLNEKRRRTQENLFIDELAELISATDMSSGKTDKCQILQRTVEQIRHINTHTGSNSHAVQQGEVSSSNPSILSNDQVGPILLEALDGFLFIVNTEGRVEYVTDNITEYINYTKNDVLGKDIYNIIHHGDHNNFMPNILPMSVAGWSSEPQTQTRNRTFECRFLVKPPDDKEETMEEKQQRVSKYETMQICSALLPSNGASSGSERLEPGGGSSAASNVVGGNDVSSEFSDIGPCVMCVARRISFDEKRIGQFTLKLDTFGKIMAVDTNWLSPSYSQYLSNKNLINTKIQDLCHPSDLSKLTAHLKDAIEVGESMSPIYRLHISSEKFLNVQTKSKLFKASVANKRETDFIMATNSIFRDSDLNLEGGQLSNNSKLCSGHSSTRSANNSSNSNGNNNNNVGGPLMSVAGSQLNGQLSSSSPSAGSRSSLTSTNAGTGYPGSSGSDSSSAVNAVSSVANAAYNHFNPSGMDLGFDLGFPHSSLELDSSTPYWACEPVRSESRTSQVSVQSQHQQQQHGPGSRPPSQPNATASSASPAAVVPAHCSSPLRAFSPNAANAFSNSFPFSPLQESQSASLGGASTPSSVQPPQLQHNQPSPMDHRSNGPSQLEPAEQQQQQQQSQPQQQVSTESGRLRNLLTKGSSASDDSCQENASTQPGGGQAGPEADKPSQTNRILKILLNQQDEDDYHSSEHAGPKAMRNSPGQQVQPKHSPHEHKPNVGPSNNMLLQLLNEKNDDDDEETRAGMKKRNELLTQLLKEPEDEKKVLDQKNRDDDPLLRSLGFRNNSPSSSQSDHSSGSVGLTTGQKRPVEDGEMNVAVKRAMDGSQVTSTASSSSSGSSNNPSKLWEKNRMLASLLAKQPTQPATIPPIPASVISATPQDKLPRVLDRSKQQQQQHQQQHQQQQQQQQHQQQQQQPWTSMQSVGSNSTTTTATSARTPMQNQSRQLPRQPTNTYLTHLQQVTKMEQMDSDFMGNRDYRQQGTDPSAWDIQSALDPDLSDILDQVIDIAPEGIADSLLDAVQAQRNERLAINAIQESLMQIETAVNPTSSNITMPGTPPAYSTALANTPVTSSHNYQPPPMYQQPQQQQQARMRLNTQQAGNRQAAAQFSPQQQQQQQLQRKLMQQQQQQMKQRLLQQQQQQQVLISTATATDQITAGIHTLDNLLNNLNNTVAPNVSLQRSSVPDSQVSPSYGGSVQMPQGQHRLTHSYSHPSTLPQHPAVNNSFNSGQQVSAAARLSPHSPAGIMSFSHPQPLSPRVTQQGNYASSPRMFNVNQVRQQQQPGQQPGLQQQQRSMSSPGTPVSARQSPFPAEAFPPPASPTASQFPPVPNSNVTNPSAQYRLQRTTSTPSATTQLPGNTSSTGGINSEYVRKELRTVVDARMQQQQQQRVPNNLQNNLTAQVSQEDLESLGLTYDMASTGDALVSDGSAKSWAIGSTGTAPSSSRTTMEEVARGDPKSSLLQKLLSE, via the exons ATGCATAGAAGCTGTTGTATCGACAATTACAAGTACCGGGTCTATCTCGTTCAGAAATCTGGATTCAGGCTGTTGGTCTACTGCAGCACAAG GCCTGGCCCGTGTGACCTGCGGGACCCTCTGTGGGTCAAAATGAACGCAATCACTGGCATCACCAccaagaagagaaagaaatcaGATGCCAAACCACAATCGCAAAT TAACAAGTGCCTTAACGAGAAACGACGACGGACTCAGGAAAACCTCTTCATCGATGAGCTTGCCGAGCTGATCTCCGCCACGGACATGAGCTCTGGCAAGACTGACAAATGTCAGATTCTCCAGAGAACCGTCGAACAG ATCAGGCACATCAATACACATACGGGCTCCAATAGTCATGCTGTGCAGCAAGGAGAAGTATCCTCCTCGAATCCTAGCATACTCTCCAACGATCAAGTCGGCCCTATTTTGCTCGAG GCGTTAGATGGCTTTCTGTTCATTGTAAACACTGAGGGGCGCGTGGAATACGTAACGGATAACATAACCGAGTATATAAATTACACGAAGAATGATGTGCTCGGGAaggatatttataatattattcatcACGGAGATCACAACAACTTCATGCCTAACATTTTGCCGATGTCAGTAG CAGGCTGGTCGAGCGAGCCTCAGACCCAGACGCGGAACCGTACCTTCGAATGTCGCTTTCTGGTGAAGCCTCCCGATGACAAAGAAGAGACTATGGAAGAGAAGCAGCAACGCGTATCAAAGTATGAGACGATGCAAATCTGCTCAGCTCTTCTTCCGAGCAACGGcgccagcagcggcagcgagagACTCGAGCCAGGCGGCGGAAGCAGCGCCGCGAGTAACGTCGTCGGTGGCAACGACGTCTCGTCCGAGTTCTCGGACATTGGGCCCTGCGTCATGTGCGTTGCGCGGCGAATTTCTTTCGACGAGAAGCGCATCGGCCAGTTTACCCTCAAATTGGACACGTTCGGCAAGATCATGGCCGTCGACACCAACTGGCTGTCGCCCTCTTACTCACAGTACCTAAGCAACAAG AACCTGATCAACACGAAGATACAGGACTTGTGCCACCCGAGTGATCTCAGTAAGCTAACAGCACATTTGAAGGATGCGATTGAAGTCGGCGAAAGTATGAGCCCGATATATCGGCTGCACATCTCTTCGGAAAAGTTCCTTAACGTTCAAACAAAGTCAAAGCTCTTCAAAGCAAGTGTGGCGAACAAGCGCGAGACGGACTTTATTATGGCCACAAACTCTATATTTAG GGATAGTGACTTAAATCTCGAGGGTGGTCAGCTTTCCAACAACTCGAAACTCTGCTCAGGACACTCTAGTACGCGCAGTGCGAATAACAGTAGTAACAGTAACGgtaacaataacaataacgTGGGCGGTCCACTGATGTCGGTGGCCGGAAGCCAGCTGAACGGTCAGCTGAGCAGCTCCTCGCCGTCGGCCGGAAGCCGGAGCTCGTTGACGAGCACGAACGCCGGGACCGGCTACCCGGGCTCCAGCGGCTCGGACAGCTCGTCAGCTGTGAACGCCGTGTCCTCGGTCGCGAACGCCGCCTACAACCACTTCAACCCGTCCGGCATGGACCTCGGCTTCGACCTTGGCTTCCCGCACTCGAGCCTCGAGCTGGACAGCTCGACGCCGTACTGGGCCTGCGAACCAGTGCGCTCTGAGTCGCGGACGAGCCAGGTCAGCGTCCAGtcgcagcaccagcagcagcagcacggcCCGGGCTCGCGGCCGCCCTCCCAGCCGAACGCCACCGCGTCCTCGGCCTCGCCGGCCGCGGTCGTGCCCGCGCACTGCAGCAGCCCCCTGCGCGCCTTCAGCCCCAACGCCGCGAACGCCTTCAGTAATTCCTTCCCCTTCAGTCCGCTGCAGGAGTCGCAAAGCGCCAGCCTAGGCGGCGCGAGCACGCCCTCCTCGGTCCAGCCGCCCCAGCTGCAGCACAACCAGCCCAGTCCCATGGATCATCGCTCCAACGGACCCTCGCAGCTCGAGCCCgctgagcagcagcagcagcagcagcaatctcagccgcagcagcaggtCTCGACCGAGTCGGGCAGACTGCGGAATCTGCTGACCAAGGGCAGCAGCGCTAGCGACGACAGCTGCCAGGAGAACGCCTCGACGCAGCCTGGAGGCGGACAGGCCGGACCGGAGGCCGACAAGCCCAGCCAGACCAACAGGATACTGAAGATACTGTTGAACCAGCAGGACGAGGACGACTACCACTCGTCGGAGCACGCCGGACCCAAGGCCATGCGCAACAGTCCAGGGCAGCAGGTGCAACCCAAGCACTCTCCGCACGAGCACAAACCCAACGTCGGCCCCAGCAACAATATGCTCCTACAG TTGCTGAACGAGaagaacgacgacgacgacgaggagactCGCGCGGGCATGAAGAAGAGGAACGAGCTTCTCACGCAGCTTCTCAAGGAGCCTGAAGACGAAAAGAAGGTTCTGGACCAG AAGAACCGCGACGACGATCCTTTACTGCGGAGTCTGGGATTCCGCAACAATTCGCCGTCGTCGTCACAGTCGGATCACAGCAGCGGTAGCGTAGGTTTGACCACGGGCCAGAAAAGGCCAGTCGAGGACGGCGAGATGAACGTGGCGGTAAAGCGAGCGATGGACGGCTCACAGGTCACCTCCACGgcgagcagcagtagcagtggCTCGAGTAACAATCCGAGCAAGCTCTGGGAGAAGAATCGTATGCTGGCGTCTCTGCTAGCGAAGCAGCCTACCCAGCCCGCAACTATACCTCCCATACCCGCCTCTGTGATATCGGCTACTCCCCAAGACAAGTTGCCACGAGTCTTGGACCGGAgcaagcaacagcagcaacagcaccAACAGCAgcaccaacagcagcagcaacagcaacagcatcaacaacaacagcagcagccctgGACAAGTATGCAGTCCGTGGGCAGCAATTCGACAACGACAACCGCCACCTCCGCGCGGACGCCCATGCAAAACCAATCTAGACAACTACCTCGTCAGCCAACCAATACCTACCTCACTCACTta CAACAAGTTACAAAAATGGAACAGATGGATTCGGATTTTATGGGAAACAGAGATTACAGACAACAAGGTACAGATCCTTCCGCGTGGGACATACAGTCTGCTTTGGATCCAGATCTCTCAGATATCTTAGATCAAGTCATAGATATAGCTCCAGAAGGTATTGCAG ATAGCCTATTAGATGCCGTACAAGCACAGCGGAACGAAAGGCTGGCGATAAATGCCATACAGGAGTCATTGATGCAGATCGAGACTGCCGTCAATCCTACGTCTTCCAACATTACGATGCCAGGAACTCCTCCAGCATACTCGACAGCG tTGGCGAATACGCCTGTAACGTCAAGTCATAACTACCAGCCACCACCGATGTATcaacagccgcagcagcaacaacaggcTCGAATGCGATTGAATACTCAACAAGCTGGAAACAGACAAGCCGCAGCACAGTTCTCGccacaacaacagcaacagcagcagttaCAGCGTAAATTaatgcaacaacagcagcagcagatgaAGCAAAGGTTGttgcagcaacagcaacaacagcaagtGCTAATATCTACAGCGACAGCCACGGACCAAATAACGGCTGGCATCCATACTCTTGATAATCTTCTAAATAATCTAAATAATACTGTAGCCCCAAATGTTTCACTACAG CGATCAAGCGTGCCAGATTCACAAGTGTCCCCGAGTTATGGAGGATCCGTCCAGATGCCTCAAGGGCAGCATCGCCTTACTCACTCTTATTCTCACCCCTCCACATTACCTCAACA cCCTGCTGTTAACAACAGTTTTAACAGTGGTCAGCAAGTCTCTGCTGCAGCAAGACTTTCACCACACTCCCCAGCTGGCATTATGTCATTTTCGCACCCACAACCACTGTCTCCTCGGGTGACGCAACAG GGAAACTATGCCAGTAGTCCGCGCATGTTTAACGTGAATCAGgtgcggcagcagcagcaacccgGACAACAGCCAggcctgcagcagcagcagagatcGATGTCGTCGCCGGGTACACCCGTCTCGGCGCGACAATCTCCCTTTCCAGCAGAAGCCTTCCCGCCGCCAGCGTCTCCTACGGCCAGTCAGTTTCCACCAGTTCCAAACTCTAACGTTACGAATCCGTCAGCGCAGTACAGACTGCAACGCACCACCTCTACACCGTCTGCCACTACGCAATTACCag GTAATACAAGTAGTACAGGTGGTATTAACTCCGAGTACGTGCGAAAAGAGTTGAGGACGGTCGTCGACGCGAGaatgcaacaacagcagcagcagagggtACCCAATAACCTCCAAAACAACCTGACCGCTCAGGTGTCACAGGAAGACTTGGAATCTCTCGGCTTGACTTACGACATGGCGTCAACAG GTGATGCGTTGGTTAGCGATGGCTCTGCCAAGAGTTGGGCTATTGGTAGCACCGGAACCGCCCCCTCGTCCTCCAGG ACTACTATGGAAGAGGTGGCCCGAGGTGATCCAAAGTCGTCGTTGCTGCAGAAGCTGCTGTCAGAGTGA